The following proteins are encoded in a genomic region of Candida albicans SC5314 chromosome 4, complete sequence:
- the ALD6 gene encoding Ald6p (Putative aldehyde dehydrogenase; stationary phase enriched protein; expression regulated upon white-opaque switch; rat catheter biofilm induced; rat catheter and Spider biofilm induced): protein MTNIAASKLATRNKSIISLSSTTTEYPKGHTTANDEPYLTPSFVNNEFIKSESDTWFDIHDPATNNVVSKVPQSTPEELEDAIASAHKAFPKWRDTSIIKRQGIAFKFVQLLRENMDRIASVIVLEQGKTFADAQGDVLRGLQVAEAACNVTNDLKGESLEVATDMETKMIREPLGVIGSICPFNFPAMVPLWSLPLVLVTGNTAVVKPSERVPGAAMIICELAAKAGVPAGVLNIVHGKHDTVNKLIDDPRIKALTFVGGDKAGKYIYERGSQLGKRVQANLGAKNHLVVLPDANKQSFVNAVNGAAFGAAGQRCMAISVLVTVGKTTKEWVKDVVADAKLLKTGSGFDPKSDLGPVINPESLTRAEEIIEDSVQNGAVLELDGRGYKPTNDPEQKFTKGNFLAPTILTNVKPGMRAYDEEIFAPVLAVVNVDTIDEAIELINSNKYGNGVSLFTNSGGSAQYFTKRIDVGQVGINVPIPVPLPMFSFTGSRGSFLGDLNFYGKAGITFLTKPKTITSAWKLNSVDEEILKPSTSMPIQQ from the coding sequence ATGACCAATATTGCTGCTTCAAAACTTGCTACTAGAAATAAATCcattatttctttatcatcaaCCACCACTGAATATCCAAAAGGTCATACAACAGCTAATGATGAACCATATTTAACTCCAAGTtttgttaataatgaattcaTTAAATCTGAATCTGACACTTGGTTTGATATTCATGATCCTGCCACCAATAATGTTGTTTCTAAAGTCCCACAATCAACCcctgaagaattggaagatGCCATTGCTTCTGCTCATAAGGCATTCCCAAAATGGAGAGACACCAGTATTATTAAACGTCAAGGAATCGCCTttaaatttgttcaattattaaGAGAAAATATGGATCGTATTGCTTCAGTGATCGTTTTAGAACAAGGTAAAACTTTTGCTGATGCTCAAGGTGATGTTTTACGTGGGTTACAAGTTGCTGAAGCTGCTTGTAATGTTactaatgatttaaaagGTGAATCATTAGAAGTTGCCACTGATATGGAAACTAAAATGATCAGAGAACCATTAGGTGTTATTGGATCTATTTGTCCATTTAATTTCCCCGCCATGGTACCATTATGGTCATTACCATTGGTATTGGTCACAGGTAATACTGCAGTTGTTAAACCAAGTGAACGTGTACCTGGAGCTGCCATGATTATTTGTGAATTGGCTGCTAAAGCTGGTGTCCCCGCTGGTGTCCTTAATATTGTTCATGGTAAACATGACACcgttaataaattaattgatgatcCTCGTATTAAAGCTTTAAcatttgttggtggtgataAAGCCGggaaatatatttatgaaCGTGGGTCCCAATTAGGTAAACGTGTTCAGGCCAATTTAGGTGCTAAAAATCATTTAGTGGTTTTACCTGATGCCAATAAGCAATCATTTGTTAATGCTGTTAATGGTGCTGCATTTGGTGCTGCTGGTCAAAGATGTATGGCTATTTCTGTTTTGGTTACCGTTGGTAAAACCACTAAAGAATGGGTCAAAGATGTTGTTGCCGATgctaaattattgaaaaccGGTAGTGGATTTGATCCAAAAAGTGATTTAGGTCCAGTTATTAATCCAGAATCATTAACTAGAGCTGAAGAAATCATTGAAGATTCCGTTCAAAATGGTGCTGTATTAGAATTAGATGGTAGAGGTTATAAACCAACTAATGATCCTGAACAAAAATTCACTAAAGGTAATTTCTTGGCTCCAACTATTTTAACCAATGTTAAACCAGGTATGAGAGCttatgatgaagaaatttttgCTCCAGTATTAGCAGTAGTAAATGTTGATACTATTGATGAAGccattgaattgattaacAGTAATAAATATGGTAATGGGGTTTCACTTTTCACTAATTCTGGTGGTTCAGCTCAATATTTCActaaaagaattgatgtTGGTCAAGTTGGTATTAATGTTCCAATTCCAGTTCCATTGCCAATGTTTTCATTTACTGGATCTCGTGGTTCATTCTTGGGTGATTTGAACTTTTATGGTAAGGCTGGTATTACTTTCTTGACTAAACCTAAAACTATTACTTCTGCTTGGAAACTTAATTctgttgatgaagaaattttgaaaccTTCTACTTCAATGccaattcaacaataa
- the GDB1 gene encoding bifunctional 4-alpha-glucanotransferase/amylo-alpha-1,6-glucosidase (Putative glycogen debranching enzyme; expression is regulated upon white-opaque switch; regulated by Nrg1, Tup1; rat catheter biofilm repressed) codes for MSEARTVLFRLSNLGEPVNNENIANGVLILPVVELPSNYKPGDALFQLRFQLNAASKVSRNGTLYTNVPSKYEQDFDRNTHYQYPIKSSFHEDITITVPIYKPGSYNYYIEYDDEEDNKKTTEKYYFNVPPNLTINGKFVPFNNINVETVVSKWIGPYENWDKFFKIVAQKGYNMIHFTPLQERGESDSPYSIYDQLKFDPKIFPGSDKDAIQKIHKVLNDNQLLSLTDVVWNHTANNSEWLREHPDSGYNATTAPHLIPAIELDEALLEFSHSLQELGLPTVLESEADLQKVMDGIQTHVLDKLKLWEYYVFNKRQTIVDLEKSFNDNKNNINKIQIPNDVDSQDLKQLSDYVLKVANINPTPIIGDRFANKLNVDKFLGVLFTVFDNNVEFETIANRAEEIIDEINSDLYAAFDDDTNSIKQQVADRIKYLRLADNGPKLGEITDKSPLTEPYFTRFTDVNGKKQALANNGWIWGGNPLVDFASNKSKAYIRREVIVWGDCVKLRYGEKFEDSPETWKRMIEYTQLSAKTFNGFRIDNCHSTPLHVGERLLDEARKVNPNLYVIAELFSGSEEMDKIFVERLGINSLIREAMQAWSVGELSRLVHKHGGRPIGSLTWLPLDDFTYPAANEPVKDKFIDGYTELEIPKVLTCQAPHAIFMDCTHDNEMPAQKRTVEDTLPNAALVAFCSSAIGSVFGYDECYPKLLNVVSETRHYDLDSDNGIGKVKAKLNKIRDDLVQESEDVTRDHEMYIHHEGQYITIQRYNARTGNGWFLIARSKFSDHESAQGLSPSILGGTKVKHQFSYSLIRQPGDYESQQDKLTGIPVQVEAIQSPSIEYTDDGDSIITIDEASFIPGSIAVFSTEIPGVDVKLDNFVKQGAIEASIGLDLYDLNALLYRASTEELDASNGKDDVYDIPGYGRLTYAGLEGWNTALKHVIWQNNLGHAICDHLRNGDWAFDYVVNRLDKYAAKSENLSKFQDWLRSRFDAVKKSKAPYFLRPHYFALIMGIAYEAARFRVIRQMSDGIKVATNFVQSLALTSVQMVGYMQNTSLVPDKQVPCMAAGLPHFSNDYMRCWGRDVFIAFRGLLIVTGRYDDAKQHILGFAKTLKHGLIPNLLDAGRNPRYNARDAAWFFLQAIQEYVTYAPNGIDILDEKVTRRFPLDDTYIPVDDPQAFSYESSIREIIYEILSRHAKGIKYREANAGPNLDSQMRDEGFNVEVGVDWTNGLIYGGNQFNCGTWMDKMGESEKAHNKGIPGTPRDGSAIEIQGLLKSALRFVNKLHKQGKFEYTKVTKPDGSTISLEDWESLLAENFEKHYYVPKDPQQDDQYVIDPSIVNRRGIYKDLYNSGKPFEDYQLRPNFAIAMCVAPELFTPEKALGAIIIADKAIRGPIGMRTLDPSDWNYRPYYENSIDNDDFATSKGRNYHQGPEWVWNTGYFLRAFLLFHHLEEESSKASSSSPSIKILTLLNDRLQGHIKWIKESPWNGLTELTNKDGSYCQDSSPTQAWSGSCLLDLYYDLWNDKHFQ; via the coding sequence ATGTCCGAAGCACGTACTGTTTTATTTCGATTATCCAATCTAGGTGAGCCGGTCAATAATGAGAATATTGCTAATGGAGTGTTGATTTTACCAGTAGTAGAATTACCATCAAATTATAAACCGGGTGATGCTTTATTCCAGCTTagatttcaattaaatgCTGCTAGTAAAGTATCAAGAAATGGGACTTTATACACTAATGTGCCCTCAAAGTATGAACAAGATTTTGATAGAAACACTCATTACCAATATCCAATTAAATCGTCGTTTCATGAAGATATTACAATTACTGTTCCAATTTATAAACCAGGTAGTTATAACTATTATATTgaatatgatgatgaagaagataataaaaaaaccacTGAAAAATATTACTTTAATGTCCCGCCAAATTTGACTATCAATGGTAAATTTGTTCcattcaataatatcaatgtTGAGACCGTGGTTTCCAAGTGGATTGGTCCTTATGAAAACTGGGACAAGTTTTTCAAGATTGTGGCACAAAAGGGGTATAATATGATCCATTTCACTCCATTACAAGAACGTGGTGAATCCGATTCCCCTTATTCGATTTATGATCAATTGAAGTTTGACCCGAAGATTTTCCCTGGCAGTGATAAAGATGCTATACAAAAAATCCATAAAGTGTTAAACGATAACCAATTGTTGTCATTAACCGATGTCGTTTGGAATCATACTGCCAATAATTCTGAATGGTTGAGAGAACACCCAGATTCAGGTTACAATGCTACTACTGCCCCTCATTTGATTCCAGCAATTGAATTAGATGAGGCATTGTTGGAGTTTTCCCACAGTTTGCAAGAATTAGGTTTACCAACAGTCCTTGAATCAGAAGCAGATTTACAAAAAGTCATGGACGGTATTCAAACTCACGTGTTggataaattaaaattatggGAATATtatgttttcaataaaagaCAAACAATCGTTGACTTGGAAAAATCTTTTAATGACAATAAgaacaatatcaataaaatcCAAATTCCTAATGATGTCGACTCTCaagatttgaaacaattgagTGATTATGTTTTAAAAGTGGCCAATATCAATCCAACACCTATTATAGGCGACAGATTTGCCAACAAGTTGaatgttgataaatttttagGGGTTTTATTTACAGTATTTGATAACaatgttgaatttgaaaccatTGCCAACAGGGCTGAAGAGATTATTGATGAGATAAATAGTGATTTGTATGCTgcatttgatgatgataccAATAGTATCAAACAACAAGTTGCCGATCgtatcaaatatttgagATTGGCTGATAATGGGCCCAAATTAGGTGAAATCACTGATAAATCACCATTGACTGAACCATATTTCACCAGATTCACCGATGTTAATGGTAAAAAACAAGCTTTAGCCAATAATGGTTGGATTTGGGGAGGTAATCCATTAGTTGATTTTGcttcaaataaatcaaagGCATATATTCGTCGAGAAGTTATTGTTTGGGGTGATTGTGTCAAATTGAGATATGGTGAGAAATTTGAAGACTCACCAGAAACATGGAAACGTATGATTGAATATACTCAATTGTCTGCCAAGACTTTCAATGGGTTTAGAATTGACAATTGTCATAGTACCCCATTACACGTTGGTGAAAGATTATTAGATGAAGCAAGAAAAGTTAATCCTAATCTTTATGTCATTGCTGAATTGTTTAGTGGTTCTGAAGAAATGgataaaatttttgtcGAAAGATTAGGGatcaattcattgattAGAGAAGCAATGCAAGCATGGAGTGTAGGTGAATTATCTCGTTTAGTTCATAAACATGGTGGTAGACCAATTGGTTCGTTGACTTGGTTACCATTAGATGATTTCACTTATCCTGCTGCTAATGAACCAGTCAAGGATAAATTCATTGATGGATATACCGAATTGGAAATTCCTAAAGTGTTAACCTGTCAAGCTCCTCATGCAATTTTCATGGATTGTACTCATGATAATGAAATGCCAGCACAAAAGCGAACTGTTGAAGATACATTACCTAATGCGGCATTAGTAGCATTTTGTTCGTCGGCTATTGGGTCAGTTTTTGGTTACGATGAATGTTATCCtaaattgttgaatgtTGTCAGTGAAACCAGACATTATGATCTTGATAGTGATAATGGTATTGGTAAGGTTAAAGccaaattgaataaaattaGAGATGATCTTGTTCAAGAAAGTGAGGACGTCACCCGTGATCATGAAATGTATATTCATCATGAAGGACAATATATCACTATTCAAAGATATAATGCAAGAACAGGTAACGGTTGGTTTTTAATTGCCAGAAGCAAATTTTCTGATCATGAGTCTGCCCAAGGCTTATCACCATCAATCCTTGGTGGCACTAAAGTGAAACATCAATTTAGTTACAGTTTGATAAGACAACCAGGTGATTATGAATCACAACAAGATAAATTGACAGGTATTCCTGTACAAGTTGAAGCTATTCAAAGTCCATCGATCGAATACACTGATGATGGTGATTCAATAATTACTATTGATGAAGCCTCGTTCATTCCTGGATCTATTGCTGTTTTCTCCACTGAAATTCCCGGAGTTGATGTGAAATTAGACAATTTTGTGAAACAAGGAGCCATTGAAGCATCGATTGGGTTAGATTTATACGATTTGAATGCCTTATTATATCGTGCTTCCACTGAAGAATTGGATGCTAGTAATGGCAAAGATGATGTTTATGATATTCCAGGGTATGGAAGATTGACATATGCTGGATTGGAAGGTTGGAATACAGCATTGAAACATGTCATTTGGCAAAATAATTTGGGTCATGCAATCTGTGATCATTTACGAAATGGTGATTGGGCTTTTGATTATGTGGTTAATCGATTAGATAAATATGCCGCCAAACTGGAAAACTTATCAAAATTCCAAGATTGGTTACGCTCTCGATTTGATGCTGTTAAAAAGAGCAAAGCGCCATATTTCTTACGACCACATTATTTTGCTCTTATTATGGGTATTGCTTATGAAGCAGCCAGATTTAGAGTTATTAGACAAATGAGTGATGGAATTAAAGTGGCTACTAATTTTGTTCAAAGTCTTGCTCTCACATCGGTGCAAATGGTGGGGTATATGCAAAACACTTCTTTAGTACCAGACAAACAAGTGCCATGTATGGCCGCTGGGTTACCTCATTTCAGTAATGATTATATGAGATGCTGGGGTAGAGATGTTTTCATTGCCTTTAGAGGGTTATTAATTGTCACTGGAAGATATGATGATGCCAAACAACATATTTTAGGATTTGCCAAGACTTTGAAACATGGGTTAATTCCTAATTTATTGGATGCTGGACGTAATCCTCGTTATAATGCTAGAGATGCAGCATGGTTTTTCTTACAAGCGATTCAAGAATATGTTACTTATGCTCCTAATGgtattgatattttggaTGAAAAAGTCACTCGTAGATTCCCATTGGATGATACTTATATTCCAGTTGATGATCCCCAAGCTTTCAGTTATGAATCTTCCATTAGAGAAATCatttatgaaattttatCACGTCATGCTAAAGGTATTAAATACCGTGAAGCCAATGCAGGACCAAATTTGGATTCACAAATGAGAGATGAAGGGTTCAATGTTGAAGTTGGAGTTGATTGGACCAATGGGTTAATCTATGGTGgtaatcaattcaattgtgGTACTTGGATGGATAAAATGGGTGAAAGTGAAAAAGCTCACAATAAAGGTATCCCAGGGACTCCACGTGATGGATCAgcaattgaaattcaagGGTTATTGAAGAGTGCATTAAGatttgttaataaattacaCAAACAAggtaaatttgaatatacTAAAGTTACCAAACCTGATGGCTCTACTATTTCGTTAGAAGATTGGGAATCATTACTTGctgaaaattttgaaaaacattATTATGTTCCTAAAGATCCCCAACAAGATGATCAATATGTTATTGATCCATCAATTGTTAATAGAAGAGGAATTTATAAAGATTTGTATAATTCAGGAAAACCATTTGAAGATTATCAATTACGACCAAATTTTGCTATTGCCATGTGTGTTGCCCCTGAATTATTCACTCCAGAAAAAGCTCTTGGTGCCATTATAATTGCTGATAAAGCTATTCGAGGACCTATTGGTATGAGAACATTGGATCCATCTGATTGGAATTATCGACCATATTATGAAAATTccattgataatgatgattttgcTACTTCAAAAGGTagaaattatcatcaaGGACCAGAATGGGTTTGGAATACTGGATATTTCTTAAGagcatttttattattccatcatttagaagaagaatccAGCAAAGCATCTTCATCACTGCCATCGATTAAGATTTTGACATTATTGAATGATAGATTACAAGGACATATAAAATGGATTAAAGAAAGTCCATGGAATGGATTAACTGAATTGACTAATAAAGATGGATCATATTGTCAAGATTCAAGTCCTACTCAAGCATGGAGTGGTAGTTGTTTATTAGATTTATATTATGATCTTTGGAATGAtaaacattttcaataa
- the VAC8 gene encoding protein anchor (Protein involved in vacuolar inheritance; required for hyphal growth; contains armadillo repeats), which translates to MGACCSCLGNRGGDGSHTQLLLAENEREAISALLQYLENRSDVDFFSNGPLRALSTLVYSENIDLQRSAALAFAEITEKDVREVNRDVLEPILILLQSADSEVQRAACGALGNLAVNTENKILIVEMGGLEPLIRQMMSTNIEVQCNAVGCITNLATQDDNKSKIAKSGALIPLTKLAKSKDIRVQRNATGALLNMTHSGENRQELVNAGAVPVLVSLLSNEDADVQYYCTTALSNIAVDEVNRKKLASTEPKLVGQLVHLMDSPSPRVQCQATLALRNLASDSGYQVEIVRAGGLPHLVQLLTCNHQPLVLAAVACIRNISIHPLNEALIIEAGFLKPLVGLLDYTDSEEIQCHAVSTLRNLAASSEKNRTALLAAGAVDKCKELVLKVPLTVQSEISACFAILALADDLKPKLYESHIIDVLIPLTFSENGEVCGNSAAALANLCSRVSNEHKQYILNNWAQPNEGIYGFLIRFLESGSPTFEHIALWTILQLLESNNTEINALIKENETILAGIKNLSASQQQIQQSQIGQTTTTTTTNITNNNTNTNTNTNTTTSTSNEDQFEDPKVELFNLTQQILQILG; encoded by the coding sequence ATGGGTGCCTGCTGTAGTTGTTTAGGTAATCGTGGAGGTGATGGAAGTCATACTCAGTTATTATTAGCAGAAAATGAAAGAGAAGCCATTTCAGCTTTATTAcaatatttggaaaatcGTTCTGACGTTGATTTTTTCAGCAATGGACCACTTCGTGCATTGAGTACTTTGGTTTATTCCGAGAATATTGATTTACAAAGAAGTGCGGCATTAGCATTTGCTGAAATTACTGAAAAAGATGTTAGAGAAGTCAATAGAGATGTATTGGAaccaattttgatattgttacAACTGGCTGATTCCGAAGTGCAACGTGCTGCATGTGGAGCTTTAGGGAATTTGGCCGTAAACACTGAAAACAAgattttaattgttgaaatggGTGGATTAGAACCATTAATTAGACAAATGATGTCAACCAACATTGAAGTTCAATGTAATGCGGTTGGTTGTATAACCAATTTAGCCACTCAAGATGACAATAAATCGAAAATTGCTAAAAGTGGTGCATTAATTCCATTAACTAAATTGGCCAAATCAAAAGACATTAGAGTTCAAAGAAATGCTACTGGGGCATTATTAAACATGACCCATTCTGGTGAAAATAGACAAGAATTAGTTAATGCTGGTGCCGTGCCGGTATTGGTGTCTTTGTTGTCGAATGAAGATGCTGATGTGCAATACTATTGTACTACGGCTCTTTCTAATATTGCTGTTGACGAAGTGAACAGAAAGAAATTGGCTAGTACTGAACCTAAATTAGTTGGTCAATTGGTACATTTAATGGACTCACCATCACCTCGTGTTCAATGTCAAGCAACTTTAGCATTAAGAAACTTGGCATCAGATTCTGGGTATCaagttgaaattgttaGAGCAGGTGGATTACCCCATTTGGTTCAATTATTGACATGTAATCATCAACCATTAGTTTTAGCTGCCGTTGCATGTATCAGAAACATATCGATCCACCCATTAAATGAGGCATTAATCATTGAAGCAGGCTTCTTGAAACCATTAGTTGGATTATTGGATTATACTGATTCAGAAGAGATTCAATGTCATGCTGTCTCCACTTTAAGAAATTTAGCCGCATCTTCAGAAAAGAATAGAACAGCATTATTGGCTGCTGGTGCAGTAGATAAATGTAAGGAATTGGTATTAAAAGTACCACTTACAGTTCAACTGGAAATTTCCGCTTGTTTTGCTATTTTGGCATTAGCTGACGATTTAAAACCTAAATTATATGAAAGTCATATTATTGATGTATTAATACCATTAACTTTTAGTGAAAATGGGGAAGTTTGTGGGAATTCTGCTGCAGCATTAGCTAATTTATGTTCAAGAGTATCTAATGAACACaaacaatatattttgaataattggGCTCAACCTAATGAAGGTATTTATGGATTTCTCATTAGATTTTTGGAAAGTGGTAGTCCAACATTTGAACATATTGCCTTGTGGACAattttacaattattaGAATCTAATAATACTGAAATTAATGCtttaataaaagaaaatgaaactaTTTTAGCAggaattaaaaatttaagtgcttctcaacaacaaatacaacaatCACAAATAGGTCaaacaaccacaacaacaactactaatattactaataataatactaatactaatactaatactaatacaacaacatcaacaagtAATGAAGATCAATTTGAGGATCCAAAAGtagaattatttaatttgacTCAACAAATCTTACAAATATTaggatga
- a CDS encoding uncharacterized protein (Has domain(s) with predicted role in protein transport, vacuolar transport): protein MSDIETFIKSVPEFKESRLSSLYSNFEKNKILNPEGYEANIYAWQTLLLKLITSSKFPDSDISFVTLTASHTSGGGFSLVSFLSISKYGAPQNLGPIINELVVHRKVFIPYSLFINGDDDSEWGSIINPKQNSIIDYLSPGSWIKWGVNSIFSKQYSVIDAKTGNLKHDRFIAWEQLTKLGDQYLEIIRKEISKQGTYSSKLFNNHTLYQFLQTKLQHELKKIDFEIFLKYWSLYKSACMIRHSATTTTTTTTTTTENDTIYIKFDNSEITNDDIGIINIQQSLNNLQNRNEYLQTKLNEIDYKSILSSSSSSLPNQSKHNDQQVQQQQQQQRKLRLKNLIKRKKTLTKSLMNSLNLYDELNNILVKINDSDLNYQIYHQLLISSKILQNMNNKVNLNDIDDLKIDIDEQIAKENEINNALTNKYANNNNEEEEEEEEEEEELEKELNELYKEINEETLKKQSESQQLNNETKKEVTANDDDNNNKLIDKLNQLKINDTVTPQSTKEKQAEPIVN from the coding sequence ATGTCAGATATAGAAACTTTTATTAAATCAGTACCTGAATTTAAAGAATCAAGATTGTCTTCtttatattcaaattttgaaaagaataaaattcTTAATCCAGAAGGATATGAAGCAAATATATATGCCTGGcaaacattattattaaaattgattactTCATCGAAATTCCCAGATTCTGATATTTCATTTGTAACATTGACAGCTAGTCATACTTCAGGTGGTGGATTTAGTCTAGTCTCATTTTTGAGTATTTCTAAATATGGAGCACCGCAAAATCTTGGAccaataattaatgaattagtTGTTCATCGGAAAGTATTCATACCGTAttctttgtttatcaaTGGGGATGATGATTCTGAATGGGGTAGTATAATTAATCCTAAACAAAATCtgattattgattatttatcaCCTGGATCATGGATTAAATGGGGggttaattcaattttttcaaaacaatattCTGTCATTGATGCAAAAACAGGTAATTTAAAACATGATAGATTTATAGCATGGGAACAATTGACGAAATTAGGTGATCAATATCTTGAAATAATTcgaaaagaaatttctaAACAAGGGACTTATTCTagtaaattatttaataatcatACATTATACCAATTTTTACAAACGAAATTACAacatgaattgaaaaaaattgattttgaaatatttttaaaatattggAGTCTTTATAAATCAGCATGTATGATACGTCATTCtgcaaccacaaccacaaccacaaccacaaccacaacagaAAATGATACGatatatattaaatttgataattcagAGATAAcaaatgatgatattggTATTATAAACATTCAACAAAGTTTAaacaatttacaaaatagaaatgaatatttacaaaccaaattaaatgaaattgattataaatcaatattatcatcatcatcatcatcattaccTAACCAACTGAAACATAACGACCAGCAagtacaacaacaacaacaacaacaacggAAACTTcgattgaaaaatttaattaaacGGAAAAAAACGTTAACGAAATCATTAAtgaattcattaaatttatatgatgaattaaataatattttagttaaaattaatgattcagatttaaattatcaaatatatcatcaattattgattaGTTCGAAAATATTACAAaatatgaataataaagtgaatttaaatgatattgatgatttgaaaattgatattgatgaacaaattgctaaagaaaatgaaattaataatgcattgacaaataaatatgccaataataataatgaagaagaagaggaagaagaggaagaagaagaagaacttgaaaaagaattgaatgaattatataaagaaattaatgaagaaaCTTTAAAGAAACAAAGTGAGagtcaacaattgaataatgaaactaaaaaagaGGTAACTgctaatgatgatgataataataataaattaatagataaattgaatcaattgaaaattaatgATACTGTAACTCCACAATCAACAAAGGAGAAACAAGCTGAACCTATAGTAAATTAG